The following are from one region of the Streptomyces rubrogriseus genome:
- the mltG gene encoding endolytic transglycosylase MltG, protein MAVPLLTTDDEGESRPASLVIPEGWRATQVYGAVDKALALPAGTTKKSLAKANLKLPNDAEGNPEGYLFPATYPLGAEPTPEKLLTAMVDTANKKFTGAPVAAGAQRNALNVYQAVTIASIVQAEAAANEDMGKVARVIFNRLERGMPLQMDSTINYALGRSTLKTTTKDTKIDSPYNSYQRMGLPPTPIANPGDEAMTAAINPTPGDWLYFVTVKPGDTRFTADYAEHRRNVDEFNRLQQSASKQAGGEAEK, encoded by the coding sequence GTGGCGGTGCCGCTGCTGACGACGGACGACGAGGGCGAGTCCCGTCCCGCGTCCCTGGTGATCCCGGAGGGCTGGCGCGCGACCCAGGTCTACGGAGCCGTCGACAAAGCCCTCGCGCTGCCCGCGGGCACCACCAAGAAGTCCCTGGCCAAGGCCAACCTCAAACTGCCCAACGACGCCGAGGGCAACCCCGAGGGCTACCTCTTCCCGGCGACCTATCCGCTCGGCGCGGAACCGACCCCGGAGAAGCTGCTGACGGCCATGGTCGACACGGCGAACAAGAAGTTCACCGGCGCGCCGGTCGCCGCGGGCGCCCAGCGCAACGCGCTGAACGTCTATCAGGCGGTCACCATCGCCAGCATCGTGCAGGCGGAGGCCGCGGCCAACGAGGACATGGGCAAGGTGGCCCGGGTGATCTTCAACCGGCTGGAACGCGGCATGCCACTGCAGATGGACTCCACCATCAACTACGCGCTGGGCCGTAGCACCTTGAAGACCACCACCAAGGACACGAAGATCGACAGTCCCTACAACTCGTACCAGCGCATGGGGCTGCCGCCCACCCCCATCGCCAATCCGGGCGACGAGGCGATGACCGCCGCGATCAACCCGACCCCCGGTGACTGGCTGTACTTCGTCACGGTCAAGCCGGGCGACACGCGCTTCACCGCCGACTACGCCGAACACCGCCGCAACGTGGACGAGTTCAACCGCCTCCAGCAGAGCGCCTCGAAGCAGGCCGGGGGCGAGGCCGAAAAGTGA
- a CDS encoding NAD(P)-binding domain-containing protein, with amino-acid sequence MNNTREVEVVVIGAGQAGLAAAYHLRRTGFEPERDFVVLDHSPGPGGAWQFRWPSLTYGKVHGMHALPGMELTGADPARPSAEVVSGYFAEYERTFDLRVRRPVDVQGVREGADGRLLVETSAGSWSTRALINATGTWDRPFWPRYPGQETFRGRQLHTAQYAGPEEFTGLRVIVVGGGASGTQHLLEIAPYAAATTWVTRRPPVFREGPFDEEAGRAAVALVEERVRQGLPPKSVVSVTGLPLNDAVRAGLESGVLDRQPMFDRITPEGVEWDGGRRVAADVILWATGFRAAVDHLRPLRLREAGGGIRVEGTRAVADPRIHLVGYGPSASTIGANRAGRAAVRDIRRLLAEEEPVAA; translated from the coding sequence GTGAACAACACACGCGAGGTCGAGGTCGTCGTCATCGGGGCCGGTCAGGCCGGACTCGCCGCCGCCTATCACCTGCGACGCACGGGCTTCGAGCCGGAGCGCGACTTCGTGGTGCTCGACCACTCCCCCGGTCCCGGCGGCGCCTGGCAGTTCCGCTGGCCGTCGCTGACGTACGGCAAGGTGCACGGCATGCACGCCCTACCGGGCATGGAGCTGACCGGGGCGGATCCGGCGCGGCCGTCCGCCGAGGTGGTGAGCGGGTACTTCGCGGAGTACGAGCGGACCTTCGACCTGCGGGTACGGCGGCCAGTGGACGTCCAGGGCGTACGCGAGGGGGCGGACGGGCGGCTGCTCGTCGAGACGTCGGCCGGGTCCTGGTCGACGCGCGCGCTGATCAACGCGACCGGCACCTGGGACCGACCCTTCTGGCCGCGCTACCCGGGGCAGGAGACCTTCCGCGGACGGCAGCTGCACACCGCGCAGTACGCCGGGCCCGAGGAGTTCACCGGCCTGCGCGTGATCGTGGTCGGCGGCGGCGCCTCGGGGACGCAGCACCTGCTGGAGATCGCACCGTACGCCGCGGCCACCACGTGGGTGACCAGGAGGCCCCCGGTCTTTCGCGAGGGCCCTTTCGACGAGGAGGCGGGCCGGGCCGCGGTGGCGCTCGTGGAGGAACGGGTGCGGCAGGGGCTGCCGCCGAAGAGTGTGGTGTCGGTGACGGGGCTGCCGCTGAACGACGCGGTCCGGGCCGGGCTGGAGTCGGGCGTACTGGACCGGCAGCCCATGTTCGACCGGATCACGCCCGAGGGGGTGGAGTGGGACGGCGGGCGGCGGGTGGCCGCGGACGTCATCCTGTGGGCGACCGGGTTCCGGGCCGCCGTCGACCATCTGAGGCCGCTGCGGCTGCGGGAGGCCGGAGGCGGGATCCGGGTCGAGGGGACGCGCGCGGTCGCCGACCCGCGGATCCATCTCGTCGGCTACGGGCCCTCCGCCAGCACCATCGGCGCCAACCGGGCGGGACGCGCGGCCGTTCGGGACATCAGGCGGCTGCTGGCCGAGGAGGAGCCGGTCGCCGCGTGA